The Gadus macrocephalus chromosome 3, ASM3116895v1 DNA segment ccacactcaacacacagGTGACGTGATTACTATCTGATCTACATGCACATACATTCATGTCATTATGAAAGTATGTTGTTTGCGTGGAAAAATGATGATAACATAACATCAATTTGAAAAACTTAATTAAACAAAAGAACACAATGAGGTTAATTTATTAGGGCCACAAATTGATTCAGGACAGCAAATAAACCTTTTATTGTGACAACTAATGACATCTTCAGAATTTCGGAATAATATTCAATAGAAtgatatacagtaggcctatatataaatacatatacaatGAAAAACAATAGAGAACTAGCCCCGCACGGAGCGGAAGGTGGTTACTATATACAATTAATGGCAGCATGGTGTGAGGCTGGTACCAAGCTGATGGGCCTAACctgaatgataataataaacattGGTAGTAGAAATAGTAGTGATCAAATTAAATATTAGACATTTTTTCTAGGCATTACCCAGTCGGAAAAACATTGGTAGAAGCGGATgatgaaaaaggaaaaaattaacattttaccaaccactaacaacacaatgtggttttatgattattattacataGGCGGGCCTGTCGATTTTTACTTGTTAAGCCTTTATTTGTCCAAGATGAAAAGATCGGACATTAGAAATCTATTTTCAAGGGTGACCTGCTCACGAGGGACGCTCAGCAAGGGGGTAAAAGTAAAATtcgccaaaaaaaataaataagccgtgagttctatttcatgtaggctacgccgtctaggcttcgccttatgggcttgtcaaAAAATGGGCTTGTCCCttgctacgcctacaatcatagaactagagttataataacataactatggTTATGTCTTGTCCTCGCGAGACAAGGGATGAGTCACGTCTCCGCATCGCGAGACAAGTCAGAAGCCAAACTGATGATGACGAAGTTTCCGGCGTCACTTTTAGTAAACACAAGCAGCCTGGACTCGAGAAGCAGAAAAATTTAAAGACGCCTAAAAGTTTAACCTATGGTCAACAATTGAACCATTTATTTTGAGGCACCCTTTTAAAGTAGACACGGCTCGGTTAACAACGTTGGTTTGCGAAATGATATCTAGTTGAATGCAGCCAGCGACCTGCACTTAGTTGATAACTTGTCAGCTGGTGGGAACCTGAGTTATTCTCCAGGCTGTTGGACTTGGACTTCCGCAGTCTGGGGCTGTTTTAAGTTATTAGGGCTGTTGGAGACTTAACTTTAATAGTTAAATGGGGAATTGCCTGTATTTCCAAAGTGCCGACGACATGTCTCCCTTAAACGAATCCGAGGGGTCCAGTCTGCCAGGGGAGCCCCCGCCACCCTACGGGGAGGTTGGTTCTGATGATACATCCACGTTCCACGGCATCAACTACACGGGTATCGATAGTTTATGGTTTGTGTATCTGAAGTTAAATTTCCTGACACGTGATTGACGTTCTATTTTTAACCCGTCGACTTTTTGCAACAGCAATATCAAGCCTCTACTTAATAGGAGTGCTAGGATGATCGTGTTTTCAGATCTTATTATCGTCTCTTCTGACAATCAATATGAACTGGGATTGTTTGGTAGTTCTTTGTGTGATTATTATCATCCATATAAATGATTTCGATCCTTAGATTTTGCCCAAGTTGTGCCCATAAAATTACATAGTGCACATATTAacataacaaacacatttaacaaAAATGTACGTTGATGTCTGGCCACACTCCCCCAGGAGCATGGTGAGCCAGACCAGGTATACCACATCTCCCCTGGGCAAGGCCGGTCAGCCAACCAGCTGAGTGAAGACCAACAGGTACGCATCGCCCAACGCATCGGCCTCATTCAGCACCTCCCCACTGGCTTCTTCCAGCCAGGAGCAGAGGCCTCGGACAGGAAAGTAAAAGAGTGAGTTTGTTCAAATCAATTCAATCTTTATGGACGTACAGGTGGAAGATAGGTGCTAGACCAATGCTTTTCCTGGACACATTTTTTTTCAGAAAGAGTTGAAAACAACATAGGTCATGTACACAATAAGTATACACTTCTGAAACAAATGTAACCATTTAGAAGTCTAGATTTCATAGACCAGGAATAAGTGCAGAAAACGTAGTCATAGGTATACACAGTACAGCAGTCAGTTATATTTAGTGTGGGGAAAGGGCTAAGCTTAACTGAGCCGAACAGCGACAGCTAAAGTTTCCATTGGTTATCTTTCTCCGTAGTAACTTTACTCCCATCTACTGCAAATGGCATCAACTGGTTAATGTGATTTTTATCATATTGTAGCTTGGTCAAATATTTCCTAATTTCTCTTTCTATGCTTCGCATTCCCAGAATGAGctaaagaggaatccaaaaacgAAGCTTACCAATCGCTAAAGCAAAGCATTACTATAGTGTGCGTTTGAATGCTcttctccgtctctcctccaggTGTGTGATCTGCATGGTGGAGTTTGAGTGTGGAGATGCCATTCGCTTCCTGCCCTGCCTCCACACCTACCACTTGGACTGCATCGACCGCTGGCTCGTGCGCTCCTTCACCTGCCCCTCCTGTATGGAGCCTGTAGAGGCCGCCCTGCTGGCCACATATCAGACCaactgaggacccccccccgtACCCTGCGTGGCTGCCCCAGCTGCGATATCAAACGCACCTTATGACCCGTGGAGACACCTTATGTCAAGGCAGAAGAACATGGaaaccccccacacacgcagagaTTGATgccttttccttcttttttttttgccaaataTTGATCAGTTGAAGGAGAGAGCGAAGCTGCACCTTACTGCGGGAGTACTACTGACTATTGATTATAGCGGCTCCCTACTGATACCAAACAGTTCTGTCAAACGGGTTTAACCAAGTGTATGTTAAAGGAAGAGCTGCCACTGCCATATATTTTTAATAGTATCTTTCATTGACATCTGCTGCCTGTAAAATGTACAAGGTTGTGTCAAGATGGACGGTTCATAATAGTTGTCAGTGATTATAAAGcaaactagtgtgtgtgtgtgggagtgtgcgtGTTGTAGTAGTACTTTCGTACAGACATTTTCACTAACTGCAAGCACACGTAGTACTTGTGATTGCACAGTTGTTTTGAGGATGAGCAGGTCAGTATGCTGGTGTGCTTTAAAGTGTTTTAACCATCTTACTAAAATGAAAGtagtctctgtatgtctctagaTCTGTCCTATAGTCTCGACATCCATTCATCCAATTAACTTCACACTTGGCCCGTTTCCAACATTCACATTCAACATTTTGAACAGGTCATTGCACTAGTATTAA contains these protein-coding regions:
- the rnf11a gene encoding RING finger protein 11a isoform X2, which gives rise to MIHPRSTASTTREHGEPDQVYHISPGQGRSANQLSEDQQVRIAQRIGLIQHLPTGFFQPGAEASDRKVKECVICMVEFECGDAIRFLPCLHTYHLDCIDRWLVRSFTCPSCMEPVEAALLATYQTN
- the rnf11a gene encoding RING finger protein 11a isoform X1, encoding MGNCLYFQSADDMSPLNESEGSSLPGEPPPPYGEEHGEPDQVYHISPGQGRSANQLSEDQQVRIAQRIGLIQHLPTGFFQPGAEASDRKVKECVICMVEFECGDAIRFLPCLHTYHLDCIDRWLVRSFTCPSCMEPVEAALLATYQTN